ACATCCAGCGGGTAGAGGGGGTAAAACTAAATGTGGAAGACCCCCAGAGCCTGAAAGAGGCTTTCTGCGGTATGGACATAGTGGTGGTGGCTTCCAATACGCCCGAATATGCCCGCCAGATTGCCTTTGCCGCTTTGGAAGCTAAAGTGGATTATATTGATATCCAGTATTCAGACCGCAAGCTTCACCAGCTGAAGCTGCTTTCCCAGAAGATAAATAATGCTAATTTGTGCTTTATTACCGAGGCCGGCTCGCTGCCGGGACTGCCTTCGGCCCTGGTGCATTTTTGCCATCAAGGGTTTACCACTCTGGAAAGGGTTTCGGTGGGGGCTATTATCTGCCAGAACTGGAAATCAGCCATATCCGAAGAGCGCACCAACGAAGTAATGCGCCAGCTTTCGGATTACCAGCCCTATATTTACCGGGATTATCACTGGAAGCGTTTGGGCTGGTTTCGCCCCGGCACTTCACGCACCTTTAATTTCGGGCCTTTCGGCCGTTTTTCCTGCGGCCCTATGACCCTTGAAGAAATGCGCCCGCTGCCCGGCATGTACCCCACCCTCAAAGAGCTGGGTTTTTATCTGGGCGGGTTTAACTGGTTTACCAACTGGATAAGCATACCCCTTTTGAACCTTGGGCTTCGCTTTTTGGGCAAAGAGGCTAAACGCTCTTTGGGCAGACTGCTGGTCTGGGGGCTGCGCAATTTTGACAGCCAGCCTTATGGTATGGCCATCAAGGTTTCCGCCAGAGGCGAAAGGGGCGGGATAAGGGAGCGGCAGGAAATGCTGCTTTCCCATAAAGATTCATATATGTTTACGGCTATACCCCTGGTAGCCTGCTTGAAACAGTATATAGACGGTTCAGCCCGGCGTTCCGGCCTGCATTATATGGGGCATCTGGTAGATTCCAGGCGGCTGGTGGCGGATATGGAAAAAATGGGTATGACTATCCGTTTTCAAACCCATCTGATAGACAAGCCCCCGGCAGAACGCCCCCGGATAGAAAACTAACTGTTCTTATCCGGCCGTTTCCAGTGGTCAACTA
This sequence is a window from Dehalococcoides mccartyi 195. Protein-coding genes within it:
- a CDS encoding saccharopine dehydrogenase NADP-binding domain-containing protein, whose amino-acid sequence is MTKNILIIGGYGNAGSCIAMLLLQETDARIFLGGRNLEKARYVAEGLNQLENIQRVEGVKLNVEDPQSLKEAFCGMDIVVVASNTPEYARQIAFAALEAKVDYIDIQYSDRKLHQLKLLSQKINNANLCFITEAGSLPGLPSALVHFCHQGFTTLERVSVGAIICQNWKSAISEERTNEVMRQLSDYQPYIYRDYHWKRLGWFRPGTSRTFNFGPFGRFSCGPMTLEEMRPLPGMYPTLKELGFYLGGFNWFTNWISIPLLNLGLRFLGKEAKRSLGRLLVWGLRNFDSQPYGMAIKVSARGERGGIRERQEMLLSHKDSYMFTAIPLVACLKQYIDGSARRSGLHYMGHLVDSRRLVADMEKMGMTIRFQTHLIDKPPAERPRIEN